In Acidianus brierleyi, one genomic interval encodes:
- a CDS encoding MFS transporter: MKEINKLSIIGGARALSGSIVWPFIGFALYDVYHFSFTFISIFYIFQGLVSIFAYIMGGYFTDFMGRVRVMILSSILSSFSLFLAFLINYSLVVAGLILIQTFFNSAYNVANTSLVGDLNRGFGGLVRAFSRIRVGINAGWAAGPVIGGFIFSFIGFRPILLISSLISLISIPLLLHFPDFKGKIEVSFHADKNFIKFLIPTFLTFMVMGQLGFSLLTFYDVVDKINTFQVGLLFMINGILIVILQEFIGRKLTSKMISLGMIIYSASYFAVAFVSNFVLASIDMVFITLAEMIVSPLSQAIASSLSENNTRGRSMGIYGMVTALGRVSGSSFSGYLMNFFLFTPTILWGSVALLGIISAILYLFLTPFKIIKY; the protein is encoded by the coding sequence ATGAAAGAGATAAACAAACTGTCAATTATAGGCGGAGCAAGAGCGTTAAGTGGGTCAATAGTTTGGCCTTTTATAGGTTTTGCACTATACGATGTTTATCACTTTAGCTTTACATTTATATCAATATTTTACATTTTTCAGGGATTAGTAAGCATTTTTGCATACATTATGGGGGGATATTTTACAGATTTTATGGGACGAGTTAGGGTCATGATACTCTCTTCCATCCTTTCCTCCTTCTCACTATTTCTAGCTTTCTTAATTAACTACTCTTTAGTAGTAGCTGGACTTATTTTAATACAAACTTTCTTTAATTCTGCTTATAATGTTGCTAATACGTCCCTAGTAGGAGATCTTAACAGAGGCTTTGGCGGACTAGTTAGAGCGTTCAGTAGGATTAGAGTAGGAATTAACGCTGGATGGGCTGCGGGTCCAGTTATTGGAGGATTCATTTTTTCTTTTATAGGTTTTAGACCTATTCTCTTAATTTCTTCTTTAATATCATTGATTTCTATACCTTTGCTTCTTCATTTTCCAGATTTTAAGGGAAAAATAGAAGTATCATTTCACGCTGATAAAAACTTCATAAAGTTCCTTATTCCTACGTTCCTTACTTTCATGGTTATGGGGCAATTAGGGTTTTCTCTACTTACATTCTATGACGTAGTTGATAAAATTAATACTTTTCAAGTGGGCTTACTTTTTATGATAAATGGTATTTTAATTGTAATTTTACAAGAATTTATAGGAAGAAAATTAACGTCAAAAATGATATCCTTAGGAATGATAATTTATTCTGCATCATATTTTGCCGTAGCTTTTGTATCAAATTTCGTGTTGGCTTCTATAGATATGGTGTTTATAACTTTGGCAGAAATGATAGTTTCCCCATTATCTCAAGCAATTGCGTCATCTCTCTCGGAAAACAATACTAGGGGAAGGTCTATGGGAATTTACGGCATGGTAACGGCTTTAGGAAGAGTTTCTGGATCTTCTTTCTCGGGATACTTAATGAACTTCTTCTTATTTACTCCTACAATACTTTGGGGTAGCGTCGCATTACTAGGAATAATATCTGCAATACTTTACCTTTTCCTTACGCCCTTCAAGATAATAAAATATTGA